A genomic region of Saccopteryx bilineata isolate mSacBil1 chromosome 1, mSacBil1_pri_phased_curated, whole genome shotgun sequence contains the following coding sequences:
- the LOC136320030 gene encoding natural killer cells antigen CD94-like codes for MNEKNITHADVKYLPSKKQKQKEKIKEQRIYSNVKTSASHSNQTKITRPRSSKEKASSVPFTWCLILGILCFFLLLTTGILGFMVFQAHQKCQTQKSPLDCRIKEDNSTFKNLTPKKEPLNTGNKSRTCDYKWSCGRNSCYYFSDELKNFEDSKKICKEMDSTLVKIDDEKELKFIQSQLQSLSWIGLYLKGISSQWSWEDGSQPLDEINFEESKKGNCARMTTEGKIVTSECYKSSHYICEKKIGCLLT; via the exons atgaatgaaaaaaatataacacatgCAGATGTGAAATATCTTCCTTctaagaagcaaaaacaaaaagaaa AGATAAAAGAGCAGCGCATTTATTCAAATGTGAAAACATCTGCTTCACACTCCAATCAGACCAAGATAACAAGACCTCGATCATCTAAAGAAAAAG CATCTTCAGTTCCATTTACCTGGTGCCTCATTCTTGGaatcctctgtttctttctccttttaacaACTGGAATCTTGGGATTCATGG TTTTCCAGGCTCATCAGAAATGCCAAACACAGAAATCGCCATTGGACTGCAGAATAAAGGAAGACAATTCCACATTTAAAAACCTAACTCCCAAAAAGGAACCACTTAACACAG GAAATAAGAGCAGGACGTGTGACTATAAATGGTCATGTGGTAGAAacagttgttattatttttcggATGAACTTAAGAACTTTGAAGACagtaaaaaaatctgcaaagaAATGGACTCCACACTTGTTAAGATAGACGATGAAAAAGAACTG AAGTTCATTCAAAGCCAATTACAATCTCTTTCTTGGATTGGGTTGTACCTTAAAGGAATCAGCAGTCAATGGTCATGGGAAGATGGCTCACAACCACTTGACGAAAT CAATTTTGAAGAGTCTAAGAAAGGAAACTGTGCAAGGATGACAACAGAAGGGAAGATTGTTACTTCTGAATGTTATAAAAGCTCGCACTATATCTGTGAGAAGAAAATTGGTTGTCTTCTGACCTaa